In a single window of the Raphanus sativus cultivar WK10039 chromosome 9, ASM80110v3, whole genome shotgun sequence genome:
- the LOC108823764 gene encoding homeobox protein HD1 has product MQETALGMIGATVGGGDREAVLVVEQNRQMKGEIATHPMYEQLLAAHVACLRVATPIDQLPIIEAQLSRSQHLLRSYASTAVGFSHHDRHELDNFLAQYVMVLCSFKEQLQQHVRVHAVEAVMACREIENNLHSLTGAILGEGSGATMSEDEDDFQMDFSLDTSDLSCGHDMTGFGPLLPTESERSLMERVRQELKLELKQGFKSRIEDVREEIMRKRRAGKLPGDTTTVLKNWWQQHCKWPYPTEDDKAKLVEETGLQLKQINNWFINQRKRNWHNSHSLASSKSKRKH; this is encoded by the exons ATGCAAGAAACGGCGTTAGGTATGATCGGAGCCACAGTAGGTGGAGGAGACAGAGAGGCAGTCTTAGTAGTGGAGCAAAATAGACAGATGAAAGGAGAGATAGCGACACATCCCATGTACGAGCAATTATTGGCTGCCCATGTGGCATGTCTGAGAGTAGCGACTCCGATCGATCAGCTTCCAATAATTGAAGCTCAGCTTTCTCGCTCTCAACATCTTCTCCGATCTTATGCTTCCACAGCCGTTGGATTCTCGCATCATGATCGTCACGAGCTCGACAATTTCTTG GCACAATATGTGATGGTGTTGTGTAGCTTCAAAGAACAGCTGCAACAACACGTGAGGGTTCATGCCGTCGAAGCTGTGATGGCTTGCCGTGAAATTGAGAACAACCTCCACTCTCTCACAG GAGCGATATTAGGAGAGGGGTCTGGTGCCACGATGTCCGAAGACGAGGACGATTTTCAGATGGATTTTTCATTGGATACTTCCGATCTCAGCTGCGGCCATGATATGACGGGATTCGGTCCATTGCTTCCGACTGAATCAGAAAGATCTCTTATGGAAAGAGTCAGACAAGAACTTAAACTCGAACTCAAACAG GGTTTTAAATCGAGAATTGAAGATGTAAGAGAAGAGATAATGAGGAAAAGAAGGGCTGGGAAGTTACCTGGGGACACAACCACTGTCTTGAAAAATTGGTGGCAACAACATTGCAAGTGGCCTTACCCTACT GAAGATGACAAGGCAAAATTGGTAGAGGAGACCGGATTACAGTTAAAGCAAATCAACAATTGGTTCATTAATCAACGCAAGAGGAATTGGCACAACTCTCATTCCCTCGCTTCCTCGAAGTCCAAGCGCAAACACTAA